In Tachypleus tridentatus isolate NWPU-2018 chromosome 3, ASM421037v1, whole genome shotgun sequence, the sequence ccttgtaggatcccatggtgggtggagtcagtagGCACTGAATCATTCTTGTATTGTTATGGATTCTCCCAAAttctcaaagaaataaaacatagtaaAAAAACATCTAATTGGTAAATGACCATGTTTTGAAGACTGACCAGCAATCTACATTCCAGCTTGGTGGAAACAGTTATACCAAAACACAGCAGACTGCTCTTGAATTCAAAGACCTTTGGTGATGTTACTCCCATGCTACTCTGAACTTCTGATAAGGAATTattaagagggatttgaagaaatTCCCTGAGTTGAAAATCCTCATTGGTTTCTTcagccaaggagtttctgcagggTGAAGTATTTCCATCCATAAAAAAATTATGCTGCCTATGAGGGCGAGTTATCTGAACAACAAGGTATGGCCAAACATTCCCAACCCCCTAAAGTGTTTCTAGTGTCAGCCATTCATTTTTTTGAAAGCATTTTgttgtgtttgcttgttttggtaGCAAAaaccatgatgcctacgagtgttaACTGGACCCTTGCTGTATTAATTGTGGTGGTTCCCACCACTCTTATGCTAAGGGAGCAGAGGAGAAAGAGGtacattgtttaaaaattaacacTTCTTATCTGGAGGCTTGGAATTATTGGTTTCCACTCCATCACAGACACATGCTGCTGCACTATGTTCCACTGCTACAGTAGGTGTGCAGACAGCTTTCAGTGGATAAATGAGTTGACAAGTCAATGTCTACTCCTGTCTCTTTTCCCACAGTCACTTTCAGTGACTATCTCAAGGTTCATCTGTTTTGGCACCAAGATTCAGAACAGTTATTTGTTAATgccctcagtcattggaatctaCTTTTACTGACAGAGATCTGTCCATCTGACCCAGGGCCCATGGAGGTTGACAAGACCTCCCTCTGGTAAAGAAAAAGTGTGATCATAAACAGAATGATTCTGTTCCCAGTTCTCCTCCACTTAAATAATAATTGATACAGTGGGACTGTCAAAGAAtttgttctaatttggatgacattaaGGCATTCTTATCATTCCGTGTGTCTTCCCTTGTAGAAAACTTAAGTGTAACCTGTTGATGTTGCtgccttttggcagttttctttatactggaatgacaggttgtgtaatggggaggggtggcactgctggttgaacAGCATGTACCCACCTTGTCTGTACCACTCTATGCCCTTGGAGGTAGTAGCCATTTGTATTTTCTTGGGTCGTACCATTACTGTTCTCTCTTTCTGTCTCTTGGAGTGACTTAGGATCAATTAAACATTGATACTCATATAAAACAGTTGTTGTCTCCCTTTTTCACCTTGGGAAACTTCAATGAACACAGTTCCATCCAGGATGGTATTAATATTGATGTGAGGGGCCATTCCATggagcatatgctctcagatcacaatcTCTCTCTTCAGTACTTGTTCTTTCACTTTTTGTGCACCTAGTCAGTATTTTACTGCTATTAATCTGTTTATCTGTtccacttcatttttttttccattttctcaggaggttgacagtgacccacagagcagtgattattttccttcTGTTGTGAGGGCGGTTGGCTGTTGTCAATGACACCTGACCTAAGTGCCATGGTGCAAGATGGACCAAGTTGACTGGATCATCCTCACCACTCTCTCTTGATTAGATTTCACTTTCATtaatcttttcttttaaaatttgcaTGGAAGCAGTGTCTGTTCTATTTCCAAACCCTCAACTCATTTCTCAGTATTCTCATCCATTGTGGTTTCCCAACAGGCATGAAAGTCTCAGAAATAGGCCTAGAATATCTTTTGCAGGTATCCCACTCTTCACACCCATGTTATTTCCTAATGGGCCTGTGTCCATGCTCAGCAGGTCAGAcattaaagccagaaagaatcttggactAAGTTCAATACCATTATCTCTTCTATCACCACTTtcaaagtcatttgggacaagatttggaaagTCAATAAGAAGTATGTTTCTCCCTTTTCCCTCGTGCTTTCCAATGGCCAGGATATTGCTGATgttcagagcattgccaatattCTTGAAGTGCTTTTCTTATCACTCTAGCACTTTTGTTTCTTCCCCTGCCTTCTTGACCAACAGGTCTCAGCCATAGTAATTTCCTCTTTCCTCTCAGAttgattgtctctatgattataatttCCCCTTTACATTAGTGGAACTTcagcttgctcttcatcagtctggcagtacataaGTTAGACCCAGTAACATTCACTGtaagatgctgtgccatctttctcctgtttttttttgctgttcttctcattgtttttaactggatctggcagaagaGTTTTCCTGATGTTTGGTGCAAGGCGATTTTCGTATCTTTTTTTtaagcctgagaaggatcccaagattcctctaattattgttaatttctatgaCTGTTTGTGTAATATCTCAGAGAAGATGATTAatgcatgttttgtttcatttcatgaaTCAAAAAGCCTCCCCTCACCCAATCAGTACCTAACTGCAGAGAAGCCTTCCTCAAGAGAACATCTTGTTTGTCTTTaatcttgagaaggcttatgacactacatggaggtatgcCATTTTGTGGAAATTCCATTCATGTAGGTTGCATCAccatttatccatttttattagTAACTCTTTAATTGATGGGCAATTTCAAATCTGTGTAGGTTTGACCCTGGGGTCCCTCAGTGCTGTGTTGAGTGTCAGTCTTTCAGTATCAATATTAATGCTATCACTATACTACCTCctcctactgttgcaaatgggctttaTTTTGATAGCTTCCTCATCTCAcattggttgttgaacatgaagtttgttgaGCAAAGcttcagactgccctcaatcacttgttgaagtggaccacagtaaatagtttttttccaaatccatttgcatgcactttgcCATCAGTAGGGTTTACAACCAAAGCTCTGTCTCAATAATATTGTTCTTCTCATGGTCCCTGAAATTAAAGTACTAAGAAAATCTTTTTAAAGGCCtatagaacattaaaattattttaggatttttttcagtgttaataaaCCACTAATTGAACTTGCAGGATTATTGTAACTTAGGTAGCAGCAAAAGTGTTTTTCTGATAcaatataaaagtgaaataaagtgGTGGTAGTGATTAATTTTGAATAGTaaatgtcttaaaaaaaaaaacaactcagtgAAGAATAAATTCCAGAAACATCATTAAAGTAGTAATTCACCATATAATTTATCAATGTTTATGAATATAGTGTTAAAAGTATATAATTCAACAAAACAACCTGTCAATACACCATGAGTTTTTTACACGTTTTGGTGGATGTCATGTTGTTAGGGTAAGTTACTTTAACTTGCAAGCAGTGATGATAGAACTTACACttgataattactgtttatccaaataattaaaataacattatctcCAGTTTATTTAGACTGTTTTTGTTAACAGGAAGAAGGAACGACAGAGTAAGACTGATGAAATTCGTCGTAAATATGGTGGGTTCTGTTCCTTAATATCGTCTCGTAGTTAATCATAAGTCACAAAAAGTAGGAGTATGGTTATGTGTATAGCAAGTAAATTCTGGTGACACTTATTGTAGTTACTTCACAAAAGTTGATCAGTTGCACGGAATGAACTTTTTTGTTCAGTGTTTCATCAGGTGAAATACATAAACTGAGGTTAACTGTTAACCTTGTTTTTAGCTAGGTAAACGTGATTGAATGTTgtgaaaaaaatgaatgttttaccATGTGTActgattaaaacattttacattttgttctgtaTTTAATTCATGTTTTGATGACTGGTTGTCAGTCTTAATAAATGGTAACTTTAAGGATGTTTGTTTTAAGCTTGCAGTTATAAACCCACACCTGGGTTCACTTATTTTACATTTACTCTCGAGTAGTAGTGGAAGAACAAATTATGAGCAGATCTAAACTCGTGCTGTATTACATATTGACTAGTGTTCAATAGAGATGAGTAAAAGCAATGCAATAACTCATAAAGTACAATACATTTTCACctaagtgtttaatttattacataaccTTTATTCTCTTGAGTCAAGCATTTTGTATAGTTTGaatttcaaactgaaattctCGGTACTGTCTTATAGTAGAATAGTAAATGCTGTTAACAGGAATGTATTGTGATACTTCTGATATATCAGACTCCTCATTGACAGTGAAATAGTATTAGATTAAATTAATTggaataaattgtattaaaatatttcttgactTACCTGatgtataatactaattattaagCACTTTGAAGAATTAATTGTGCTTTAATTTGTACAGACAAATGACATTCACTATGTCAGTTTTACAGAATCACTGTCAGACAGATACCCAGTTGTATTTGTCTGGTACCCTTGATCAAAATATTTGGTCATAGGACATATGGAACTTTATGTGCACAAGAAAGTATATATCATGAAAGAGCATCAACAACAGTTGTAGTTTTCAAAAAATGCAGTATGAAGAAAAAGCAGATACAATgattttttaatagaaaatgtgttagttttgaagtaaatatttgcATAAGTCCTGtactaattttaatgttaatccAATGTTAAAACTAGAATTAGTGAGCAGAtacattaaagtaatataaactaatagttgaataataaaaaaaaaatttgatctAGAAGTAAATGTCTTGTACAGTTGAGACTTGTATAAATAAAGCACCtaaagtgttattgaaaaagacaAAACTGGTTAACTGAGTGaatatggcttttttttttttgttttataaacttaagtaACTCATCCTTTCATGATTATATTGACAGTGTATTCATTAAATAACTAAGTTGTATAATTTCCTTTACCGAAAATTTGTGAATTATGTTGCCATTGTCAAAACatcaaatatacacacacatacacatattgaACATAGAAACGCACAAGTTGGGAACATAATTTGCTTCAATAACTGTACAGTTCTAGAGGTCAACACTATTTTGCAAGTATgcaaaattatatcaaaattaaaatatatatcctgatctgtttcaataaatttttatCTTCAGGAATTTAAAAGTAGATCATTTGTAAAATTCATAAGTGTCTTGAAAGGTTATTTAACCATTAATGGCCTGCAATGTTaatctatatttttaaagaaattgagTTTATGAATCAACCATCTACTTGAAGAATGATAATTTAAGACAACTATTAACTGAATATAAATTCTATGTACTGTTTTGTGTGTGCAAGTACCACTTTTTTATGCAGTCAAAAAGGGTGTACAGTAACATTCAGTTTGTGTAtcagtttaaaaaatgtttgtacttacattaaaataatgacacTAAACAAAACCAGAGGGAAGCTTTCACATCGATATAGTGGTAAACTAATTCTTTTGTTCTCTAGGGCTACTAGTGGATTCAGCAGGTGAGAAATTAAAAGATTGTTTTGCATGAACTGTTGTTATTGAATGTCTAGAAGCATGAGAAGGCGATGGTTTTAGCTGTGTTATAAGTGTCGTTAACTTTTTTTCTCAGCATGCATTTTGTTAAACACGAGATGAAGTGCAGCGTGCTTCTCACTTCAAACACATGGTTGAGTATATTGATTGCATGTTGATCTAATATCAAAACTGTTTCTGGATATTCAATAGGGTGAGATTATAGGTAATAGttctatgtataatattaaacttaagtaataaacaatgtaaatattaagctgaaacaaacagtggtttttttgtttttttttaagtattgatGATAGAGACAAGGAATATATCATACCTTGTTTATCATAAGGTGAAAGCAGTTGTAAtatcagtttagaaaaaaattataggcTGCATACAAATGTTTGGTATTAGCTTTCTTGTCAAAATTACCTGCACTAAAGATTATACAAGTACTGCTATCATATAGTATGTTTAGTATATACATCAGtgaatttgaaaaaaagttaTCAAATTTCATTGTCTGGGTTTCTTGTGGTTCAGCTGTTCAATATAGGGGGTAGAATTCAATAACTTTGGAAAACAGTTATCAGGTTTCAGTCACTGTGCAAAGCAATGTGACTGTTATGTTccaaattataaaagttataaatccTGAACTTAGATTGGGTTCACTAATTTAAGTGCTGTATAAACAGACATGATAAGTATTCAGGAGTTGTGATGGGTGATTTTGTTTGATTCTTGAACATAAAATATAAGTGACTTCTGAATACTGACAATAAGATAAACCTTTgaaaacatgttaaacaaaacaaccaatatttaaatatcaattttgagtttgaatatttgttaaaaataacctTCTTTGGATAACTTTGTATTTTAACTCTAATATTGTCTAATTCAGTTTCACCAACCAACTTTTGCTAACTGTCATTGTGGTGTGCTGTGTATGTTTGATATAATGATATTAATCTCATTATATGTTGTGGTATTATTTTGTGTGGTTTTTCTACACCCTTTACAAAAGTATGCGAGAAATACTTGGTAAAGAAAACCTAATTCTTTTAACACAAACATAGAATAGGAAAATGCTGTTGAGTAACATTTCAACACTTGCATAAAAATAGTTGTGCATGCACATGAAGTTCCAGAGCCCTGGTGAGAGGCAGATGTTAATGTTTAGTCCAAACCGTTACATTTATAAGATGCTATTTAGAAAGCCTGATGCAAGGGAGGTAATAGTTGTGTTTGAAGCTGAAACTTAGTAAACGTACTTCACATGTAGATGATCACCTAAAATCttatgtaatattgaaagacattcCATGCTGGAAGGGGAAATGGACACTGAATGTGGTTAGTTCTTCAGCCTGGTACaaggtatatattatttataggaAACATTTATCAAGTATAAGAAGTATTAAAGCCTGTTATGAGGCAGATAAACGTAGAAATACATCAAGAGTAATAACTTCATAACTTAAGTGTACGTGATTTCTTATATAAGCCATTTACAATATTTATCTTCTGCAAACTATCAAATGTATTATACTGAAAATTATcaattaaactaaataattaatattttttgcagGTTTGCTGAAAGATGACAATCCTTACAAACGCTTTGATGCTTAACTACAACTTGGAGTGTCAGTTGTGCAAAcgagtttaatttttttccctcCCCACATTAGCTATTTTattgaaagatataaaataaacatgaaatacatatATCAGATTTAATTACGTTGTGTAAAAAATCTTTTTGTACAATCAAGTAAAAAGCAACTTCTTCGGGTGTCAGTTATATTGTGATTATATTGTAaaacttattgtattttattttaaatgtgcgGAAAGGTAATATTGTTCTATCCTGATTTTATGTGCTTACCCTCCCAACTTAATTGTTTTAAACCTCTAAgattattacagtattttatattaggtaacaaaatgtttaccatGCTCAGCTGAGCACCACTCTCAAGAAATGACAGCTGTAATCTTAGCTTGCTTGATGGTAAAGAATACACCACATGAGTTCTGTGTGAACATTTAACACTTAGTTGGATACCTTCTTTCTTTTCAATGAAAGAACAAAGATGATTTAAACAAACTCACCACCATATCACACTTGTGTATTTTAAGCAGCTTCATCAATTACTttgcatatttaaatttgaagTATAATTAAGCTATAGTGCTTACTAATGTATAAGTGAAATTGAAATGGCTTTGTGACAGAAATTGTTAAATTGTGTGGAGTGCATAAATTATTGTTTGCATAAAGTTTGTCATTTTTAATAAAGGATATCATGCTAGATCGATACCTGTTTGTTTTACTTGATTGTTAATTGTAGCCAAAACTCATCTAGTCTGAATCTTGCATATGCTTCCAAAAAGACATTGAGTTGttgttatacttttgctgcatatcatttcacactttactacttaactttttagtactggccatattgactcataacccggaacaggactggaaagaccaacttcaggtgactgacggtggtttttatacttacctgttagtcttcctggcaggttatgatcattaccattctgctacaggtagttctttacaactttgttgactggatgtcaacattggtttttacgccattttctgttttaattgccgttttgtttttaccttcatttacttttacaaattttactctttttactggacatttggctactgattgttacaattttgctatgtatcttttaaaacttctattcttttacattttgatactggctgCTAtgacataacctggaaccaggactggaaagacgaacttcaggtgactgacggtggttcttgaacttacctgttagtcttcctggcgggttatgatcattacctttttgctagagtaaataccttacaacttcttatgctctgccttctatcttaacattgtagactaggtgtcaacattggttttatacttttttgttttaccttcatttccatttatgtctattactacatttatttatttatttatttacatttttaccgaatgtctggcacagatagcctcgctgctttgtgccataaaacactaaatcaatcaatcccATTTTTACCTCTTCAAAATTTCTTAATACTTCAGGTTAACTCTCATGCTGACCATGGTTGGTAACACCCCCTCTTATCTTCCTCCTTATTGATTATCATATCCAATAGCATGGCTCTAAGCTGCACTGTAGTGGTGGAACACCTCAGAAGTTATTTCATCATGGCCAACTCTATTCCTATACATTTTCTATGCATGAGGCTAGGCTTTCAGGGATCTAAGTTTCATTGAAActctgaataataaatatttttcttttgtgttaaGTTACTTCCTTGGTTTTTCTTGATACACAGGATCTTAAATACAGTAATACATTAAGTGGTGCAAATCCTCAGTTATTTATTCTTCAAGAAAACCCACTAAATTGTCTTCAAAATATCCAGACAATTTTAGATCATTACCTGGAACATAGACAAAGAACCTTCATGCCTTTTCAGTCTTTGAATATTGTCTAGTATTACAAAATCTCATTTTGAGAGTTGATAATGAAAAAGGACACAAGGCAAAATTATGTTTATCACTGTTCAATAAAAAGAGCAATTCTTGAACTTGACCATTATGGTATTTaccaaacattagtaaaatgggTTATCTTTACTGAGGTTTTACAGTAGTTAGTCAGTTAATATTCTTTTCCCTATAGTTTCTTGTAGCAAAGTCcagtgaggggaatcgaacctctggttTTGGCTCTACCTGTTTATTACATAAAAGCAAATGTTTTGATTACAGTAGTTTAAAattcattaacaaataaaaatattttctgaaataataatTCTTCCTATAATAAAATTCTGTAAAGCTTACCAGTGAAACATCTTGTTCAGTGGGCAAGGGcagaatttaatttaatattttcttttattcagaTATGATACATATATGAAAAGTTTtcagttaaaacatttacaacAGAAGCTAATAAAACCATGatgaaaaaaatacacacatacagatCTGGCTGATGGTTTGAATTAAGAAACTAGCCTGTacaaaatgtatgaatatttatgCAAACAAGTGAAAGGAAGAAGGAGGAGGACAGAAAAATAAGCTGAATCTGTGAAATCAAGTCCTTCCCCTGATCATCTAAATCTGTTTGACGTGATGGttaaaaactggtataaaataatgaaatagcaTGATTGCAGTTCCAAAGTTAACTAACTTTGTAAGTTCGTGCTTGCTTAATGGAAGTTTGAAAATGCATTACCACATAGGTTTCTGGTAACGCTTCAACTAACTAGGATGATTAGGAGGAACACCCAACTGGTCGATTGTTACCATACTTCCCTGTGATGTGGAGTCTGATGTTGTCTCCAGAAGTCCATCAACATAACTTTCTGCCATTATTGGCAGGGAGAGATAAGCCTGTTCACTATCATCTGCCTTAGCTTCCTCTTCACTGCTGGGAGCCTCCATAGTCACTGTCATGCTAACATCTCCACAATCAGAATCTTCAGAACCAAGGGTGATTCCACTAGGGAGACTAAGAACTGTATTTTGACCATCAGTTGAGCTGATAGGGATCAAAAGCACCCGAGAACCACCATCAGAAGTGGGAACATTCAACACAGCTGCACTGGTAAATGGTTGTTCTCCAGCTAGTTCAATGGGAATGTGCTGCTGGCTATCTTCGCCATCTCCAGACACCATCATAACTATAGACTGACCATTGTCTTGGTCAGTCACAGCCACATGTTGGATACTTTGATAATCAGTAGGGGTTAACAGAGAACTAGCCACAGATGAAGTTTGTTTTACATCAGTAGCAGAAACCACAGTAGTATCACTGGTGGAAAGATCCAACTGAGAGCTTCTACTAACCACTAAGCTGGACATGGCACTAGGGTCAGTAGGAAGCTCTACAGATGTGACCTGGTCTGAACTGGCATGGGCCTGCATCATAGACATGAGAAGCCCAATATTTCTCTCTACAGAACCAGTATTATCAGacaacactgaaatattttgtgGCTCATCTGTTTCTCCAATTGTCTGTAACTCCAGAGATTGCTGAATTTGGTTTTCTTGGGATACTGTATCTATGGCCTGAACTACTGCAACCTGGTCACTAGGAACCATAGACACAGTTACTCCTTCTGATGTTACACCACTTACTAGACTAGTTGCTAGATCTTCCTGATTTATACTTAATGTCTGTGGACCAACACCATTGCAAAGTTCTGGTGATGCCTGAATAATGACGTGCTGCTGTTCTTCATTGTCAACAGCTGTTTCAGCTGTTACAATGCTGTCAGTACTGTATTAAAGAAGATTAGAGAAATTGTTTCACTGGAAAATTTTCATGTTACTTGCACTTAAGCcaataaacaagaatatttttacaatgtttaaaatttctaattgaaaatttcttaacaataataatattccaaTATTACTTGCTATAGCTTAAATGAAACACTAAGTTTTCTAAAAACTAATTCACCTGGGAGATGATTTCTGGCatgaatgtattataaataaactatagGTTTCACCTCTGCTACGGTAGCCATAAGTGACTATCTTTCACTAATCACTACATTTATAGCCACTTTACATTACATAATTTgctaattaaaatttaatgaaattttaaaaactgagTACATTATAACAGCTTAAGAACAAAAGCaaatatgtattaatatgtaaatcacACTACATATGCTTTTCACCAAATGCCACATCTTTAGACtgactaaaattaaataaatgtagtagTGGTTGAGACGCTACTTATATCATCAGTTTCATAAACAACAACTTACTATGCTGTGAACTAGATAAATAAAATGGATAATAATTACAGTTACcaataaatcataatttaatttGAGTAAATATTAACATCATAATGATAAATTCAAGGCTTTCCATCAAAATGTCAGCTTAAGACCCAGCCACATACAAAGCTTTGCCCTTAACAGATGTTTGTTATTGTAGTTCTTATAATGGATTTTTTATTTCTAGCATGCTGACTTTCCAATAAAAAAAGTCACAATGAATACTAACAAATGTGACTTGGTTCAAACTGGTATGGGCCTGCATCATAGACATGAGAAGGCCAAGATTTCTCTTTACAGAACTAGTACCATTAGAGAATACTGCAATATTTTATGACTCATCTGTCTATACAATTGTCTGTAACTCCAGAGGCTGCTGAATTTTGGTCTCTTGAGATACTGTATCTATGGCCTGAACTATTGCAACCTGGTCACTAGTTATTCATTTGTCTCAATTATTGTGCAAGTGTAATTACTTATATTTTCACATACAGGAGAATtattcagaaatgaaataaaccAGAAGTTTAACCAGCTTTTAAAAAACGATTTTTGGTATATATGTTTTCTAAAATTCTGCATTTTCagatataatacttttttttttaacatactgtATCAAAATTGTGAATGCTCATGTAACATTATTTCAGGTTAACTAAGTTAACACCCAAACAGAAATGTACTACCTGTAACATTATACATTAAACATGTAAAGTCACACActataaaaattagaatatcaaatgattttgtaaaataaaccagGTAAACTGAGCAAGCAGGCCTCATTACATCTGCACTTTAGAAAGGtagtagtaatttttttttcgttttattaaaattcttgtgTATATAAtgcaaattaaacattaaatgagACCTCATGTAAATATTACTCACTTTTGTTGACCAGCAGAACACACATGCTTGGCAAAGCCTTCTTCTGAGTCAAAACCGTTCAGACAACTTGCACAAATCAACTGGATCATTTCAATCCCAGTGACTACTTGTTCCTGTTCTTCCTCATTTTCAGCCTGGTTAATCTGCAGATCTTCCACTTGGATCTCTGCCCAAGTTTCTTGACTTGTATTAGAAACTGTAACTACAAGCATTATATGAGTATGCTTCAGTTCACTTTTATCAAAAGAAGAAAAGACATTTACATCTGGTAAAAACGTTCACACAGACACTACATAAGTTCCCTAAATACAGTCTTTTCCACAATTACTTCATCATGTCTTGATTGTTATACATGAATGTGGTATGCAGAAAAACCAAcctgatttcttttttttaaccaaaGAACATCATAGCTAAACATACATGAATTGGTATAATTATAAATGGACTTTTCTctacattaaaatacttatattgtAAGATTTCAGCCCTCTTACTGAAACCTTCATCTGGCAACAATGCACTTTTTTTTTAGCTCAATGCATTGTTGTCCGACAAAGACTCTGGTAAAAGGACTGAAAGATTGCAATGTAAGTATTTCAATAGTGAGAAAAGTCCatttataattctacatattaacTTACCTACGTTATGAGTCTTATACAAGAATTATATGTGAATCTATTAAATGTATGGATTGTATTTTTAAGACTGTTACAAAGTTTTAAAGATACATTACCTGCTGCAAGATATTTCACTTTCTTTGAACATCtctttctgtttttataaatggGAATATCCGTAAtaagtttacaaagaaagaataataaacaaTCACCAAAAgatgttataaacaaaatttattttgttaacccTTTCACTGCCACATGTACCCCTATAAAGCACTGTTACAGTTTTCTATATGGATTACATTACATAACTTCAtttaagttggttggttggttgatttagtgttttatggcacaaagcagctaggctatctgtgccaaatgtccagtaaaaaggtaaaaataaagtaaatgtagtaaaattcataaatgaaaatgaaggtaaaacaaaacagaaaaagtataaaaccaatgttgacacctagtctacaatgttaagagagaaagcagagtaagagaagttgtaaaggactttctctatcaaaatggtaatgatcataacccgccaggaagactaacaggtaggtACAAGAAccatcgtcagtcacctgaagttggcctttccagtcctggttccgggttatgtgtcattactgccattatcaaaaggtaaagtaataaaagtgttaaaagacatgcaggaaaattgtaataataactcgccagg encodes:
- the LOC143246456 gene encoding uncharacterized protein LOC143246456 isoform X2, which codes for MDKDEAKWNHQREERKMRAEERKKERQSKTDEIRRKYGLLVDSAGLLKDDNPYKRFDA